One genomic segment of Bifidobacterium breve DSM 20213 = JCM 1192 includes these proteins:
- a CDS encoding ATP-dependent helicase → MEQAQQILEGLDEQQRRAATTLNGPVRIIAGAGAGKTRTVTRRIAYACATGAWKPERALAVTFSVKAAAEMRARLEQLGLQGGTSGVTAATFHSAALRQLNSVWADVCEAPFPHLIENQRDTVSRAITRATAVRDIDALTVRDVLAEINWAKISLVPIDDYARISVEANRQPPAGFDAARFAAIYDAYEQEKTSQGEIDFDDILLLVCHIMDDFPEAAAQIRSSIGWLTVDEYQDVSPLQHRLLNLWLGGGGPNGKAAMNRNVCVVGDPAQTIYSFAGASSWHLLQFADEFGPLSADINLNTDYRSTPEVVGLANRVLAAAPNREDYLKLVSAREKGVRISRTAYDTDDLEAQGVAARIARLVAQGAKPSDCAILTRINAQQPVFGAALRAARLKFRVRKDSGWQSSSLADDATTRRALLEAMGLDATGSQQSTDPGVMISTIHAAKGLEFKHVFLVGCSEGLLPYGSPEPGETLEEERRLMYVGVTRAEDSLHLSYARTKDGYGAQQRRPSRFL, encoded by the coding sequence ATGGAACAAGCGCAGCAGATTCTTGAAGGGCTCGATGAGCAGCAGCGCCGGGCGGCGACTACGCTGAATGGCCCGGTGCGCATCATCGCCGGTGCAGGCGCAGGCAAGACCCGTACCGTTACGCGACGCATCGCCTATGCCTGCGCGACGGGAGCATGGAAGCCCGAGCGGGCGCTTGCCGTTACGTTTTCGGTGAAAGCCGCTGCCGAAATGCGTGCTCGACTTGAGCAGCTGGGGCTGCAAGGCGGTACATCCGGTGTTACCGCCGCTACTTTTCACTCTGCGGCATTGCGCCAGCTCAACAGTGTGTGGGCCGACGTCTGTGAAGCGCCATTCCCGCATCTCATCGAAAATCAGCGTGACACCGTATCTCGTGCCATCACTCGTGCTACCGCTGTACGAGATATTGATGCACTGACCGTGCGCGATGTACTGGCTGAAATCAATTGGGCCAAAATTTCTCTGGTACCCATCGATGATTACGCGCGTATCAGCGTAGAGGCCAATCGTCAGCCGCCCGCAGGGTTCGATGCCGCTCGATTCGCCGCTATCTATGATGCGTATGAGCAAGAGAAAACATCGCAAGGAGAAATCGATTTTGACGACATCCTGCTGCTGGTATGCCACATCATGGATGATTTTCCCGAAGCGGCGGCGCAGATTCGTTCCTCCATCGGCTGGCTCACCGTTGATGAGTATCAGGATGTTTCTCCGCTGCAGCATCGTTTGCTGAACTTATGGCTTGGGGGAGGCGGGCCGAATGGCAAGGCTGCTATGAACCGCAATGTATGTGTGGTCGGCGACCCTGCACAGACCATCTACTCGTTCGCGGGTGCATCCAGCTGGCATCTGTTGCAGTTCGCCGATGAGTTCGGCCCTCTGTCCGCAGACATCAACCTCAACACCGACTACCGTTCGACTCCTGAAGTGGTGGGTCTCGCCAATCGGGTGCTTGCCGCGGCCCCCAATCGTGAGGATTATTTGAAGCTGGTTTCCGCCAGGGAGAAGGGGGTGCGCATCAGCCGAACGGCCTATGACACCGATGACCTGGAAGCACAAGGTGTGGCGGCTCGCATCGCACGACTTGTTGCGCAGGGGGCGAAGCCCTCCGATTGCGCGATTCTGACGCGCATCAACGCGCAGCAGCCGGTTTTCGGTGCGGCATTGCGCGCGGCAAGGCTGAAATTCCGCGTGCGTAAGGATTCCGGATGGCAGTCTTCGTCGCTCGCGGATGATGCCACGACACGCAGGGCCCTGTTGGAAGCCATGGGATTGGACGCCACAGGCAGCCAGCAGAGCACCGACCCCGGCGTCATGATTTCCACCATCCATGCGGCCAAAGGTCTGGAATTCAAACACGTCTTTCTGGTCGGCTGCTCCGAAGGGCTATTGCCGTACGGGTCACCGGAACCGGGGGAGACGTTGGAAGAGGAGCGACGGCTTATGTACGTGGGCGTCACACGAGCCGAGGACTCGCTGCATCTGTCATATGCACGGACCAAGGATGGGTATGGGGCGCAGCAGCGCCGCCCTTCCCGCTTCTTGTGA
- the murI gene encoding glutamate racemase, with amino-acid sequence MSSSAPIGVFDSGLGGISVAREIAKDMPAEHVLYFGDSANAPYGVKTPEQVKALSFDIVERFVEHGVKAVVIACNTATSAAVNDLREHYDIPIIGMEPALKVACDRGDAPLGQQHIPQRVIVAATPLTLRERKFAELMKRFDSDNTIFKEPCPDLVEIVESGQLGNHDLVMRTLHHYFDRYDLDRIDSVVLGCTHFVFYRDYFRELLPKHAAIIDGNEGTVRHLGVVLESLGKLAPEDALGRVEISNSDPSERIAKLSHNLLSA; translated from the coding sequence ATGAGCTCATCAGCGCCCATCGGCGTCTTTGATTCAGGGCTTGGAGGCATTTCCGTTGCCCGAGAAATCGCCAAGGACATGCCGGCTGAGCACGTGCTGTATTTCGGCGATTCCGCCAACGCCCCGTACGGCGTCAAGACCCCGGAGCAAGTGAAGGCCTTAAGTTTTGACATCGTGGAACGATTCGTTGAACACGGTGTCAAGGCCGTGGTCATTGCCTGCAATACCGCTACCTCCGCCGCGGTGAACGATTTGCGCGAGCATTATGACATTCCGATCATCGGCATGGAGCCGGCATTGAAAGTGGCTTGCGACCGCGGGGACGCCCCTCTCGGCCAGCAGCATATTCCACAGCGGGTGATTGTGGCAGCTACTCCCCTGACCTTGCGTGAGCGGAAATTCGCCGAGCTTATGAAGCGTTTCGACTCCGATAACACGATTTTCAAGGAACCCTGCCCGGACCTGGTGGAGATTGTGGAGTCCGGTCAGCTTGGCAATCATGATCTGGTGATGCGCACGCTGCACCACTACTTTGACCGATATGACCTGGACCGCATTGATTCTGTGGTGTTGGGGTGCACGCATTTCGTGTTCTACCGCGACTATTTCCGTGAACTGCTGCCCAAGCATGCCGCAATCATCGATGGCAACGAGGGTACGGTTCGTCACCTTGGCGTGGTATTGGAATCATTGGGCAAGCTGGCACCGGAGGATGCACTTGGCCGCGTGGAGATTTCCAATTCCGACCCATCCGAGCGCATCGCCAAGCTGTCGCATAACCTACTGAGTGCCTGA
- a CDS encoding vitamin K epoxide reductase family protein — translation MTHTNSTNGARNDTSTASIPWLTGWRHSATWTYLIMLIASAVALGASFILSAETLQLARHPESSLGCDVNAVVSCSTVAQSWQAELVKFGGLSYPNAFFGIAAESVFITIAVIGMARVRVPRWFATCTWFGGLAALAYSYWLSTQSLFVIHALCPWCLTLMFSTTIQFMALSHATVAVQGLPSRKVTDEENGIAPDMPQIPAGLNKYYRLNIDLMVDVLWIVAIVVLIIVTEGAALFAA, via the coding sequence ATGACGCACACGAACAGCACAAACGGCGCACGTAACGATACCAGTACTGCCTCAATTCCCTGGCTCACTGGCTGGAGACACAGCGCCACATGGACTTATCTCATCATGCTGATTGCTTCGGCAGTGGCATTGGGAGCCTCGTTCATACTTTCGGCCGAGACGCTGCAGCTGGCACGCCATCCTGAGTCCTCATTGGGATGTGATGTAAATGCCGTGGTCTCTTGTTCCACGGTGGCTCAATCATGGCAGGCGGAACTCGTGAAATTCGGCGGGCTCTCCTATCCGAATGCGTTCTTCGGCATCGCCGCCGAATCAGTGTTCATTACCATTGCCGTGATTGGTATGGCGCGCGTGCGCGTGCCGCGATGGTTTGCCACTTGCACATGGTTTGGCGGCTTGGCAGCATTGGCCTACTCATACTGGTTGAGCACGCAGTCGCTGTTCGTGATTCACGCGCTATGCCCGTGGTGCTTGACGCTGATGTTCTCCACCACCATCCAGTTCATGGCGTTGAGCCACGCAACCGTGGCCGTGCAGGGATTGCCGTCTCGCAAGGTCACTGACGAAGAGAACGGCATCGCTCCCGATATGCCGCAGATACCGGCCGGGTTGAACAAGTATTACCGCCTCAACATCGACCTTATGGTTGACGTGCTGTGGATTGTGGCGATTGTAGTGCTGATTATCGTCACCGAGGGCGCAGCACTGTTCGCCGCATAA
- a CDS encoding SPFH domain-containing protein, with protein sequence MAVFFAGRLIALLIIIVLLIVLLSAALFVVPQQQAYIIERFGKFLKVQFAGIHIRIPFVDRIAMKTNMRVNQLNVQLETKTLDNVFVTVVASTQFRVNPNDVATAYYELRDPAGQLRSYMEDALRSAIPALSLDDAFARKDDVAFDVQKTVGNEMSRFGFTVVKTLITAIDPSPQVKNAMDSINAAQREKEATRQRAEAQRIQIETQAAAEAEKTRLQGEGQANYRREIANGIVDQIKSLQAVGMNINDVNNVVLFNQYLDVMRSLSESGNAKTVVLPASTPGGYQDLYEQVTKAMLTANETK encoded by the coding sequence ATGGCCGTATTCTTTGCTGGCCGGCTGATTGCATTGCTCATTATCATCGTGCTACTCATTGTTCTGCTGAGTGCCGCACTCTTCGTCGTGCCGCAGCAGCAGGCCTACATCATTGAGCGATTCGGCAAGTTCCTTAAGGTGCAGTTCGCAGGTATTCATATCCGCATTCCGTTTGTGGACCGTATCGCTATGAAAACCAACATGCGTGTCAACCAGCTTAACGTGCAGCTGGAAACCAAGACTCTTGACAACGTGTTCGTCACCGTGGTGGCCTCCACTCAGTTCCGCGTGAACCCGAACGATGTGGCCACCGCTTACTACGAGCTGCGTGACCCGGCCGGTCAGCTGCGCTCCTACATGGAGGACGCGCTGCGTTCCGCTATCCCTGCACTGTCTTTGGACGATGCCTTTGCCCGCAAGGATGACGTGGCTTTCGATGTGCAGAAGACCGTGGGCAACGAGATGAGCCGGTTCGGCTTCACTGTGGTCAAGACCCTGATTACCGCCATCGATCCGAGCCCGCAGGTCAAGAACGCCATGGATTCCATCAACGCCGCCCAGCGCGAGAAGGAAGCCACCCGCCAGCGCGCCGAGGCCCAGCGCATCCAGATCGAGACCCAGGCCGCCGCCGAGGCGGAGAAGACCCGGCTGCAGGGTGAGGGCCAGGCCAACTACCGCCGCGAAATCGCCAACGGTATCGTCGACCAGATCAAGAGTCTGCAGGCCGTGGGTATGAACATCAACGACGTGAACAACGTGGTGCTGTTCAACCAGTACCTCGATGTGATGCGTTCGCTGTCCGAGTCCGGTAACGCCAAGACCGTGGTGCTGCCCGCCTCCACGCCTGGCGGCTATCAGGATCTCTACGAACAGGTCACCAAGGCCATGCTCACCGCCAACGAAACGAAGTAA
- a CDS encoding DUF4143 domain-containing protein encodes MAPLRASKERRLLKLFYSDVGLLTSSYGKKSALGILDGQAAMNMGGVYENVVAQELTAHGFTNLYYFTKKGIGELDFLIETDDGDVLALEIKPGKYYRSHAALDNALNTDGYAIDRAIVLAETNVFQEKGITYLPMYMLSMLINE; translated from the coding sequence GTGGCTCCGCTGAGAGCCAGTAAAGAACGTCGATTGCTGAAACTGTTCTATTCCGATGTAGGATTGCTGACCAGCTCGTATGGCAAGAAGTCAGCACTGGGCATACTGGATGGTCAGGCTGCAATGAACATGGGCGGAGTCTACGAGAATGTCGTGGCGCAGGAACTCACCGCGCATGGATTTACCAATCTCTATTACTTCACGAAAAAAGGGATTGGTGAGCTGGATTTCCTGATAGAGACCGATGACGGTGATGTGTTGGCCCTGGAGATTAAGCCGGGCAAATACTACCGTTCTCATGCAGCCCTTGACAATGCGCTGAACACTGACGGCTACGCCATTGACAGGGCGATAGTACTCGCGGAAACCAACGTATTCCAAGAGAAAGGAATCACCTATCTGCCAATGTATATGCTTTCAATGCTGATTAATGAGTAA
- a CDS encoding DUF3107 domain-containing protein, which translates to MDIELGIQNVARPVNFSTEESADSVGKAIAQAVANGETINLTDDKGRHIIVPAKALGYAIIGSETKHAVGFGAL; encoded by the coding sequence ATGGACATCGAACTGGGCATCCAAAACGTGGCACGACCGGTGAACTTCAGTACCGAGGAATCGGCCGACAGCGTCGGCAAGGCTATCGCACAGGCCGTAGCCAACGGCGAAACCATCAATCTGACCGATGATAAGGGTCGTCACATCATCGTGCCCGCCAAGGCACTGGGCTATGCCATCATCGGTTCCGAGACCAAGCACGCCGTCGGTTTCGGCGCTCTGTGA
- a CDS encoding ATP-binding protein has translation MIPRLLGTRAQQMATWFPVVSVMGPRQSGKSTLLRHTFPSYEYLNLETRNLRIAAQRDPVGFINSRPSHLFIDEAQYAPDLFPEIQAAADERHEMGQYLLSGSQNFLLLKHVDESLAGRVGIMQLLPLSYREAMQANPDLTPDMFMFRGGYPHLHEVDMPEATYFRSYITTYIQRDVAEILDVRNLQSFRTFLKLCAQNAGQLVNISKLAVETGVSNKTAKEWLSILTSSYIIFMLPPYASNERKRLTKTAKLYFYDTGLLSYLLGITSVEQLVLHKKRGEVFENLIIEETLKKHLNADEEPELYFYRDSNQVEVDLMDMTDVGNPQLIEIKSGQTARDDFCKHLVTVGNELGMPAEQRSVVYRGDTDFSNAVASFVSARTFLTR, from the coding sequence ATGATTCCTCGATTGCTCGGCACACGAGCACAACAAATGGCCACATGGTTTCCTGTCGTGTCAGTGATGGGACCACGCCAAAGTGGCAAATCTACCTTGCTTCGGCATACTTTCCCCAGTTATGAATATCTGAACCTAGAAACAAGGAATCTCCGCATAGCTGCGCAGCGCGATCCGGTAGGATTCATCAATTCACGCCCCTCTCACCTATTCATCGATGAAGCACAATATGCACCCGACCTATTCCCCGAAATCCAAGCCGCCGCCGACGAGAGACACGAGATGGGTCAATATTTGCTTTCAGGGTCGCAGAATTTCTTACTGCTCAAGCATGTCGATGAATCTTTGGCTGGTCGAGTCGGTATTATGCAGCTGCTCCCTCTGAGCTACCGCGAAGCCATGCAGGCTAATCCTGATCTCACACCGGATATGTTTATGTTTCGAGGTGGGTATCCTCATCTTCATGAAGTGGACATGCCGGAAGCCACCTATTTCCGAAGCTATATCACCACATACATTCAGCGCGATGTTGCGGAAATTCTTGACGTCCGCAACCTACAGTCCTTCCGCACTTTCCTGAAACTCTGCGCGCAAAACGCCGGACAGCTGGTCAATATCAGTAAACTTGCCGTCGAGACTGGGGTAAGCAATAAGACCGCTAAGGAGTGGCTGTCCATTCTCACTTCCAGCTACATTATTTTTATGTTGCCACCCTACGCTTCCAACGAACGCAAGCGTCTAACCAAAACAGCGAAACTATATTTTTACGACACGGGTTTGCTGAGCTATCTTCTTGGCATCACCAGCGTCGAACAGCTCGTCCTGCACAAAAAGCGGGGTGAGGTATTCGAGAACCTCATCATCGAGGAAACCCTGAAGAAACACCTCAATGCGGACGAAGAGCCCGAACTGTATTTTTATCGGGACAGCAACCAAGTCGAAGTCGATCTGATGGATATGACCGATGTCGGCAACCCTCAGCTCATAGAGATCAAATCCGGACAAACCGCGCGTGATGATTTCTGCAAGCATCTAGTGACGGTCGGCAACGAATTAGGCATGCCGGCGGAGCAACGTAGCGTGGTGTATCGGGGAGACACCGATTTCAGCAATGCAGTTGCCTCATTCGTCTCGGCACGAACATTCCTCACACGCTAA
- a CDS encoding PHP domain-containing protein, with translation MDSMTGYVMPMEPPTTGWDIHCHTAFSDGTETPAVLAEQSKAVGLKGVSISDHDTTAGWPQAEAAARKVGLPLLRGTEITATDDSVSVHMLGFQYDPTNQCIVDLFARTRQARLRRTQRMVELMSKDLPISWESVLAQVKEGGNTTIGRPHIADALVAAGVYQNRSEAFADAVSASSKYYIPTPSPTAREVVAAVKGADGVILIAHAGDLSRNRRLLSDEQIEALIAEGLDGLEVWHRGNLPEQRERLLGICARYHLLVTGGSDWHGKGKPNLLGENLTDEATVAEIVRRGALPLYR, from the coding sequence ATGGACAGTATGACTGGATACGTGATGCCTATGGAACCGCCCACAACCGGGTGGGACATCCATTGCCACACCGCCTTCTCCGACGGCACGGAGACGCCGGCTGTGTTGGCCGAGCAATCCAAGGCTGTGGGGCTTAAAGGTGTATCCATTTCCGATCATGACACTACTGCCGGTTGGCCTCAGGCCGAGGCCGCGGCACGCAAGGTAGGGCTGCCGCTACTGCGCGGCACTGAAATCACGGCCACCGATGACAGTGTTTCCGTGCATATGCTCGGATTCCAATATGATCCCACGAATCAATGCATCGTGGATCTGTTCGCGCGTACTCGCCAGGCACGATTGCGGCGTACGCAACGTATGGTGGAACTTATGTCCAAGGACCTTCCGATTTCATGGGAGTCCGTGCTCGCCCAGGTCAAGGAAGGCGGGAACACCACTATAGGACGTCCGCATATCGCCGATGCGCTGGTTGCCGCCGGGGTGTATCAAAATCGTTCTGAGGCGTTTGCCGATGCGGTCAGCGCGTCCTCCAAATATTACATTCCCACGCCGTCGCCGACCGCGCGCGAGGTGGTTGCTGCCGTGAAGGGGGCTGACGGTGTGATTCTGATTGCTCATGCCGGTGATTTGAGCCGAAACCGGAGACTGCTTTCCGATGAGCAGATTGAAGCGTTGATTGCGGAAGGGCTGGATGGCCTGGAAGTGTGGCATCGTGGCAACCTTCCCGAACAGCGCGAACGATTGCTGGGCATTTGCGCACGTTACCATTTGCTGGTCACAGGCGGATCGGACTGGCATGGTAAGGGCAAACCGAATCTGTTGGGAGAGAACCTGACCGATGAGGCCACCGTGGCCGAAATCGTCCGACGCGGCGCGCTGCCGTTATACCGATAG
- a CDS encoding patatin family protein translates to MAKTAMIDVGGGFRAIFGCGVMDRMLEDGIDVDMCYGVSAGAANMTSFIARQHGRNHTFYTKYAFRKEYASAESYFKNHNFANLDYIYGTLSNHDGENPVDYAAFEANSTGFTVVACNAEDGSTKYFDKSRARFDDFDVIKASSAVPVACEPYVVDGVPYFDGGIADPVPVQKALDDGYDKVILILSRLRNEVRKQQKDLAPACILERSYPAAAEKLRMRYKTYNDEIEMAKQYEAEGRVLILAPEDLYGLNTLKKNFEGLEMMYRKGYAAAEAIPEFLSK, encoded by the coding sequence ATGGCAAAGACCGCAATGATTGATGTAGGCGGCGGCTTTCGTGCTATTTTCGGCTGCGGCGTGATGGATCGCATGCTCGAAGATGGCATTGATGTGGACATGTGTTACGGCGTGTCCGCGGGGGCAGCCAATATGACCTCGTTCATCGCCCGCCAGCATGGGCGCAACCACACTTTCTATACCAAGTACGCGTTCCGTAAGGAATACGCGAGCGCGGAAAGTTATTTCAAAAATCACAACTTTGCCAACCTGGACTATATCTACGGCACGCTGAGCAACCACGATGGCGAGAACCCGGTGGATTACGCGGCTTTCGAGGCTAATTCCACCGGCTTTACCGTGGTAGCGTGCAACGCCGAAGACGGTTCGACCAAGTATTTCGACAAGTCGCGTGCGCGATTCGATGACTTCGATGTCATCAAGGCCTCATCGGCTGTGCCAGTGGCATGCGAACCGTATGTAGTGGACGGTGTGCCGTATTTCGACGGCGGCATCGCCGATCCAGTCCCGGTGCAGAAGGCATTGGATGACGGCTACGACAAGGTGATTCTGATTCTCTCCCGTCTGCGCAACGAAGTGCGCAAACAGCAGAAGGATCTGGCTCCAGCCTGTATCCTCGAACGCTCTTACCCCGCCGCGGCTGAAAAGCTGCGCATGCGGTACAAGACCTATAACGACGAAATCGAGATGGCCAAACAGTATGAGGCAGAAGGCCGCGTGCTGATTCTCGCCCCGGAAGACCTCTATGGTCTCAACACCCTAAAAAAGAACTTCGAGGGTCTGGAAATGATGTACCGCAAAGGCTATGCGGCGGCCGAGGCCATCCCCGAGTTCCTCAGCAAGTAA
- the dapF gene encoding diaminopimelate epimerase, whose product MSLPQRVTKTHATGNDFVVYLDKTGDFEPTADEIRFLCDRHFGIGGDGLIRLTKPEFVSDLSDEQIMAVQAGDAEWFMDYRNADGSLAEMCGNGTRAITLFAQREGVADSTEPFRLGTRAGVKILTPRGNVKPYGANVFQVEMGEWKIGETDAYEVTIPGNDGSARGTFVDMGNPHVVAVIEDAFSTLPVVEDLDLVTKPVVNPTIESDQNVEFVRIDDIDHNTAVGEATMRVNERGCGETLSCGTGLCATGIVLRAKTGISHWDITVRGGTLRVDVTDEDVKLTGSATLVADIDLLRS is encoded by the coding sequence ATGAGTCTTCCGCAACGAGTAACTAAGACACACGCAACCGGCAATGATTTCGTGGTGTACCTCGACAAAACCGGCGATTTCGAGCCCACTGCCGATGAGATACGGTTCCTGTGCGACCGTCATTTCGGCATCGGCGGCGATGGACTGATTCGCCTGACCAAGCCTGAGTTCGTGTCTGATCTGAGCGATGAGCAAATCATGGCTGTGCAGGCAGGTGACGCTGAATGGTTCATGGACTATCGCAATGCAGACGGGTCGTTGGCTGAGATGTGCGGCAACGGCACACGCGCCATCACTTTATTCGCCCAGCGTGAGGGCGTGGCTGACTCCACCGAGCCGTTCCGACTTGGAACCCGAGCCGGCGTCAAGATTCTGACCCCTCGTGGCAACGTGAAGCCGTATGGTGCCAATGTGTTCCAGGTGGAAATGGGGGAGTGGAAAATCGGCGAGACCGACGCCTATGAAGTCACTATTCCCGGCAACGATGGCTCGGCACGTGGCACGTTCGTCGACATGGGCAACCCGCATGTGGTGGCGGTGATTGAAGATGCCTTCTCCACGCTGCCAGTGGTCGAGGATCTGGATTTGGTTACCAAGCCGGTGGTCAACCCAACTATCGAATCCGATCAGAACGTGGAATTCGTGCGTATTGATGATATCGACCACAACACCGCAGTGGGTGAGGCGACGATGCGTGTCAACGAACGAGGCTGCGGAGAGACCCTCTCCTGCGGTACGGGCTTGTGCGCCACAGGCATCGTGCTACGCGCCAAGACCGGCATCTCACACTGGGACATCACCGTGCGCGGCGGCACTCTGCGAGTGGACGTGACCGACGAGGACGTCAAACTCACCGGCTCGGCCACGCTGGTTGCCGATATCGATTTGCTCCGTTCCTGA
- a CDS encoding phosphotransferase — MKRSNYMLAALTSAVLPNLAIAGVRGSTQPSATDEGKGIDQAVVQDASGKLYDVYATDTKEGRARLTRRVQAAQTLALAREPGGLGFDLDHVIAFTPGDEPQIGQTTTTQSADQPEAQSARKPGPTGETAVMIAVHREGQARSLDLLTLDDCASVGTALGAIHRLPTAFLSAAKYPVFTTGQIRSQLTAWIKRLRSAGHVPQEITNSWARIIETEGLWSFSTCMVHGGFSDGDFLFSGSAITAVTNWQDMQVNDPARDLAWIFGKLDESHRNAVLSAYGRMMGSRLDDLIMLRANLWLQMEQVGDFIQALNRADNNRIMQFKAQVERLAHQLGVISRDTTPSTAAPAAGATAKSASPSTITVGTLLREDDRRYAEADDTTNETTEPSDETPDPDRTGSAEVVAVGEADMTPAVPAAAKDNDQTAGSPVTGTGSTKPQPANAEQGDDAVTITLKELIEMNDQQAASAPSANVEDAGKGEADDDTNDRLSQSGAETTVIPLLEREERALRDARAGLAGYDDEGNPLHDGQDDTPSRGVPETTPSA, encoded by the coding sequence ATGAAACGTAGCAACTATATGCTGGCAGCGCTTACCTCGGCTGTCCTGCCGAATCTGGCCATCGCGGGCGTGCGTGGAAGCACGCAGCCCAGCGCAACCGATGAGGGCAAGGGCATCGATCAGGCAGTGGTGCAGGATGCCTCAGGCAAACTGTATGACGTATATGCCACTGACACCAAAGAGGGACGCGCTCGTCTGACACGGCGTGTGCAAGCGGCTCAGACGCTTGCCTTGGCCCGCGAGCCGGGTGGCCTTGGATTCGATTTGGATCATGTCATTGCATTCACTCCCGGCGACGAGCCTCAGATCGGGCAGACGACGACCACGCAGTCCGCTGATCAGCCCGAGGCTCAGAGCGCCCGTAAGCCCGGCCCGACAGGGGAAACTGCAGTGATGATTGCGGTTCATCGCGAGGGACAGGCGCGCTCGCTTGACTTGCTTACTCTTGATGACTGCGCTTCGGTCGGCACTGCATTGGGTGCTATTCATCGCCTGCCAACGGCATTTCTCTCGGCCGCCAAATATCCGGTGTTCACCACCGGCCAGATTCGTTCGCAACTGACCGCCTGGATTAAGCGTCTGCGCTCGGCAGGACATGTGCCGCAGGAAATCACCAATAGTTGGGCGCGAATCATAGAGACCGAGGGATTATGGTCGTTCTCCACATGCATGGTGCATGGCGGCTTCTCAGACGGCGACTTCCTGTTCTCGGGTTCGGCTATTACGGCCGTGACCAATTGGCAGGATATGCAGGTCAATGATCCTGCGCGCGATCTTGCCTGGATTTTCGGCAAACTTGACGAATCCCACCGCAATGCGGTGCTTTCCGCATACGGCCGCATGATGGGCTCCCGCCTTGATGACCTGATCATGCTGCGCGCCAACCTATGGTTGCAGATGGAGCAGGTCGGCGACTTTATCCAAGCATTGAATCGTGCGGATAATAATCGCATCATGCAGTTTAAGGCTCAGGTTGAGCGTCTCGCTCATCAGCTGGGCGTTATCAGCCGTGATACTACGCCGTCTACGGCCGCTCCGGCCGCTGGCGCAACCGCCAAGTCCGCTTCCCCATCCACCATTACCGTCGGCACTTTGCTGCGAGAGGATGACCGCCGCTACGCCGAGGCTGACGATACTACCAACGAGACCACGGAACCGTCCGACGAAACCCCCGATCCGGATCGTACCGGCTCGGCTGAGGTCGTTGCCGTGGGAGAAGCAGACATGACCCCGGCTGTGCCTGCCGCCGCTAAGGATAACGATCAAACCGCCGGCAGTCCGGTGACCGGCACTGGCTCAACCAAGCCGCAGCCCGCCAATGCCGAGCAAGGTGACGACGCGGTAACCATCACGCTCAAAGAGCTCATTGAGATGAACGATCAGCAGGCGGCGTCGGCACCTTCCGCCAACGTGGAGGATGCCGGCAAGGGCGAGGCTGATGACGATACCAATGATCGCCTGTCGCAGTCTGGTGCTGAGACCACGGTTATTCCCTTGCTTGAGCGCGAGGAAAGGGCGTTGCGTGACGCTCGCGCAGGACTGGCTGGGTACGATGACGAGGGCAATCCCTTGCATGACGGTCAGGACGACACACCTTCACGTGGAGTTCCGGAAACCACGCCGAGCGCGTAA